GTGAGCACGTCCTCGTCGCCGGTCATGAGCAGCGTCGGGCAGGTGATGTTCGCGGCCTGGACCAGCGCGTCGTGGTCCATCGCGCCCCGGATCAGGTGAAGCACGGCGTGGGCTGGCAGGGCGGTACCCTTCTCCCGCCAGGGGCGGAGCGCCTCGTAGTGCCGGTTGAGGAAGGTGGCGCCCCAGATCCAGGCGACGGAGACATCGAACCGCAGCGGCCCGCCGCCGGCCTCCATGGCCCGGAGCCAGGAGTTCAGCTTCACCTGCATGGCGGTGTCGGCCGCGCCGTAGCCGTTGGCCAGCACCAGGGCCGAGACGCGTTCGGGCCACCGGCCGGCGAAGCTGAGGGCCACGCAGGCGCCGCTGGAGACGCCGAGCAGGGCGGCCTTCTCCACGCCCAGTCCGTCCAGCAGCCCCTTCAGGTCGTCGGCGTGAAGCCGAGGCGTGTAGGGGCCGTCGTCCGGCTTCTCGCTTGCGCCCTGACCGCGGCAGTCGTAGGTGAGCACCCGGAAGTACGGGGTGAAGTGAGGCAGGTGGCCGTTCCAGCTGCTCAGGTCGGTGAGCAGGCCGTTGATGAGGACCAGCACCGGGCCGTCCTCCTGCCCCCGCCACTGGTAGTGGAGCGTGATCCCGTTGGCGCGAATCTCAGGCATGTGCTCGCCTCCCCATCTCGGGCGGTTCCGCCCGTACGTGCGCGATCGGCCCGGCTCTCGGCTGCCCGGCCGGGGGTTCAGCCGGCGGCCTGCTTGCGCGCCCGGGTGGCCCCGACCGGCCCCCACTCGATGGCCGTGGCGCCCCAGGCGTAGCCGACGCCCGCGCTCACCCCCACCACCAGGTCGCCGTCCCGGATCAGCCCCCGCTCCAGGGCGAGGTGGATGGAGAGGATCTGGTCGATCTGGCCGATGTGGCCGTACTCCTCCAGGTAGATCGCCCGGTCGACGGGGATGCCGAGCTGCTCGATCAGGGCCTGGTGGGCCGAGCGCTTCATGTGCAGGATCGCCAGGTAGTCGATGTCCTGGGTCCGGTAGCCGCCCTGCGCGCAGACCCGGCTGACCACCTCCACCCAGCGCTGGGTCGACACGGCGTTGAGCCGGGTCTTCATGTACTCCACGTCGAACACGTCCAGCTGGTAGAGCGAGTCGTCGTGGTTGTGGAGGCCGGCCAGCGTCCCGCCCCCGCGGACGCCCACCGTCTCGGAGAGCGAGCCGTCCACGATGATCTCCGAGCCCACCACCCGGTTGCGGCCGTAATTCTTGCGGAGCAGCATCGCCCCGCCGCCGGCTCCGAGGTTGTACATGAAGGAGACCCGGGGGTTGGCGTAGTTGATGTAGTCCACGTTCCGGTAGCCGCCGGCCAGCAGGAGGGTGTTCACCCGGTCGTCGCTGAGCATCAGCGCCTGGGCCAGCTTCATGCCCAGCACCCAGGTGCCGCACCGCAGCTGGGCGTCAAAGGCCCAGGCGTTGTGCGCGCCCACCGCGTGCGCCGTCTTGATGCCGGCGGTCCACAGCTGGTACTCCTTGTACTCCTCGCCGATGTAGATCACCAGGTCGATGGCGGCCGGGTCAATGCCGGCCCGCTCGATGCACTGCTGCGCGGCCCGGATGCCCATGGCCGCCGTGCCGTCGTCGGGGCCGGGGATGGGCTTGCGCAGGATGCCCATCTTCTGCTTCACCACGTCCAGCGGCACGCCCGACCGGTCGGCGATCTCCTCGGCGGTCATGTAGCGGTCCGGGATGTAGATGCCGGTGCTGACCACACCGACGTGGGGCTGAGTCGTGGTCATGGGCTGCACCTCACCGTGTGTGCTTTCTGAAACGCCTCGCACCGATGGTCTTACCCCCAACGTAAGGGGCCGGAGTCACCGGGCTGTTACACGGGAGTCACCAAAACGAATGAGGACCCGCTCATCCGGTAGGAGGAGAAGGTCCTCGTTCTGGGAGAGTATGGATAGGGCCGGCGAGCGGCCCCGGGGGCCGGTCGGACTCGGATCGGAGCGCCCTGAGGAATGCCTGTCCGGCGGCGAGCGGCCCTACAGCAGGAGGAGCACCCCTGGCGCGGGGTGCTCCACGCGTAGTCGCTACAGCTGAATGCCGAAGAACTCGATCAACCGTTTCGCCAGTCGCTCGGGCGCCTCCACCGGGGCCGAGTGACCGACCTCCGGCCAGACCTCCAGCTGGGCGCCCGGGATCTGGTTCCGGGTCCGCTCCATCATGTCCAGCGTGACCAGGCCGTCCTGCCGGCCGTAGAGGATGAGGGTTGGCACCCGCAACCCGCCCACCTGCTCCACCAGGTTCATCCCGTCCAGGGCGCGGCCGTTGGGGATCAGGGCGCCGGCCGACTTCTGCACCGACTCCTCCAGCACCGCCTGGTAGAACTCGTCCCTGGGGGCGGTGGGCATCATCAGGGCGAGGGCGGCCTTCAGGAGTTCCGGCGCCTTCACCGCCGCCTCCAGCTGCGCGTACCGCTCCGGTGGCGTCACCAGCCCTTCGGCCGGCGCCGAGTTGATCAGCACCAGCCGTTCCACCAGGTCGGGGTGGGCGACCGCCAGCTGCATGGCGACCCCGCCCCCCAGCGAGTGGCCGACCACGAAGCAACGCTGGACGCCCATGGCTTGGGTGAACTGGTACACGTCCTCGGCCAGGTCGGCGATGGACCAGGGGGGCGCCGGCTTGTCGCTGTCGCCGCAGCCCCGGAGGTCGGGGGCGAGCGTCCGGACGTGCCCGGGCAGGTGCGCCATCACCCGCTCCCACCAGAGAGAAGAGGCGGTGTTGCCGTGGATCAGCAGGACCGTCTGCCCTCCGTGGCCACGTTCGCGGTAGAAGAGGCGGAGGCCGCTCGGAAGCGTTACCGTAGCCATGTGAGTCCCTCCCGTCAGCGGGAAATGCTGATGCGACTGCGACAAGGCGGCGTCGCTGCCGCGCATTGTCGCACCATGCTGTTACACGGGAGTCACCATTCAGACGACGGCTACGGATCGCCGCCTTCGGGGGCGTGCGCCGCGCTCCGGCGAATGCGCTCGTAGAGCCGGGTGGTGCTGGCCATCGGCCCTACGCCCAGTTC
The nucleotide sequence above comes from Symbiobacterium thermophilum IAM 14863. Encoded proteins:
- a CDS encoding alpha/beta fold hydrolase, with the protein product MPEIRANGITLHYQWRGQEDGPVLVLINGLLTDLSSWNGHLPHFTPYFRVLTYDCRGQGASEKPDDGPYTPRLHADDLKGLLDGLGVEKAALLGVSSGACVALSFAGRWPERVSALVLANGYGAADTAMQVKLNSWLRAMEAGGGPLRFDVSVAWIWGATFLNRHYEALRPWREKGTALPAHAVLHLIRGAMDHDALVQAANITCPTLLMTGDEDVLTPLRYSRALEQRIPGSRVVVLPEAGHCMFLEQVDLFSRTALDFLRQALLA
- a CDS encoding 3-oxoacyl-ACP synthase, whose amino-acid sequence is MTTTQPHVGVVSTGIYIPDRYMTAEEIADRSGVPLDVVKQKMGILRKPIPGPDDGTAAMGIRAAQQCIERAGIDPAAIDLVIYIGEEYKEYQLWTAGIKTAHAVGAHNAWAFDAQLRCGTWVLGMKLAQALMLSDDRVNTLLLAGGYRNVDYINYANPRVSFMYNLGAGGGAMLLRKNYGRNRVVGSEIIVDGSLSETVGVRGGGTLAGLHNHDDSLYQLDVFDVEYMKTRLNAVSTQRWVEVVSRVCAQGGYRTQDIDYLAILHMKRSAHQALIEQLGIPVDRAIYLEEYGHIGQIDQILSIHLALERGLIRDGDLVVGVSAGVGYAWGATAIEWGPVGATRARKQAAG
- a CDS encoding alpha/beta fold hydrolase, yielding MATVTLPSGLRLFYRERGHGGQTVLLIHGNTASSLWWERVMAHLPGHVRTLAPDLRGCGDSDKPAPPWSIADLAEDVYQFTQAMGVQRCFVVGHSLGGGVAMQLAVAHPDLVERLVLINSAPAEGLVTPPERYAQLEAAVKAPELLKAALALMMPTAPRDEFYQAVLEESVQKSAGALIPNGRALDGMNLVEQVGGLRVPTLILYGRQDGLVTLDMMERTRNQIPGAQLEVWPEVGHSAPVEAPERLAKRLIEFFGIQL